A region from the Cervus elaphus chromosome 10, mCerEla1.1, whole genome shotgun sequence genome encodes:
- the ZSCAN32 gene encoding LOW QUALITY PROTEIN: zinc finger and SCAN domain-containing protein 32 (The sequence of the model RefSeq protein was modified relative to this genomic sequence to represent the inferred CDS: inserted 2 bases in 2 codons; deleted 3 bases in 2 codons; substituted 8 bases at 8 genomic stop codons) produces MAGHSPDYEASRQHFQQCCFQEVETISAYCPPPPQNRTLHVNDNSTGIDNLAWIREHAETPDSKTETSRTKENRKWDDTKEEEMNEPLLRSRXVFGRSELKRGXAGTPVSGRQXGGSPGXSKEKPASQQRMNHXRLHTGRRPAHLLCGKNCSHSSQSSLSLHHPVPKLEKASKCHECGKSFSRSSYLVRHQRIGEKPPKCSECGKGFSXHSSLTAHLRTHTGERPYQCGECGKSSNQSXSLTVPQRTHTGEKPYXRAVCGKRFNNSFQFSTYGESHXGEPHSCGQCEKNFNNGSQLRAHQNXHTREKPHQCSQSEKSFTKSPALNEPASLGPSEIEYIRQHHPARKP; encoded by the exons ACCATCTCTGCCTACTGTCCACCACCACCTCAGAACCGCACTCTTCACGTGAATGACAACAGCACGGGAAT TGACAACCTGGCCTGGATCAGAGAACATGCAGAGACCCCAGATA GCAAGACAGAGAcatcaagaacaaaagagaatcGGAAATGGGATGatacaaaggaagaagaaatgaacGAGCCTCTTCTGAGGTCCAGGTAAGTATTTGGGCGCTCTGAGCTAAAAAGAGGCTAGGCAGGCACTCCAGTGTCAGGAAGGCAATGAGGAGGTTCTCCAG AGAGTAAGGAGAAACCTGCATCCCAGCAGAGGATGAACCACTGAAGGCTTCATACTGGGAGGAGACCTGCACACCTCCTGTGTGGGAAAAACTGCTCTCACAGCTCTcagagttctctctctctc caccACCCAGTCCCCAAACTGGAAAAGGCTTCTAAATGTCACGAATGTGGGAAAAGCTTTAGTCGAAGTTCTTATCTTGTTCGACACCAAAGAATCGGAGAGAAACCTCCCAAGTGCAGTGAGTGTGGGAAAGGCTTCAGCTAGCACTCCAGTCTCACCGCCCACTTGAGAACTCACACAGGGGAGAGACCCTACCAGTGTGGGGAATGTGGGAAAAGCTCCAACCAGAGCTGAAGCCTCACTGTTCCCCAGAGGAcccacacaggggagaagccatATTAGCGTGCGGTCTGTGGGAAAAGATTCAACAACAGCTTCCAGTTCAGCACTTATGGTGAGTCC CACTGAGGAGAGCCCCACAGTTGCGGGCAGTGTGAGAAAAACTTCAACAACGGCTCCCAGTTGAGAGCCCACCAGA CCCACACGAGGGAAAAACCTCACCAGTGCTCTCAGAGTGAGAAAAGCTTCACTAAGAGTCCTgctctgaatg AACCAGCCTCACTGGGCCCCTCAGAAATAGAGTACATCAGGCAGCACCACCCAGCCCGCAAGCCCTAG
- the LOC122701323 gene encoding olfactory receptor 2C1 isoform X1, which yields MERANSSSWEGFILMGVSDYPQLEMIFFVGILFSYLLTLFGNLAIILLSSLDARLHTPMYFFLSNLSSMDLAFTTSSVPQMLINLWGADKTISYGGCVTQLYVFLWLGATECILLVVMAFDRFVAVCRPLHYTTMMNPRRCWLLAAIAWLGGLGNSVIQSTFTLQLPLCGHRRVDSFLCEVPAMIKLACVDTSLNEAVLNNVCMFFTAVPLSVILISYCCIAQAVLKIRSAEGRRKAFNTCLSHLVVVLLFYGSAIYGYLLPAKTNKQDQGKFISLFYSVVTPMVNPLIYTLRNKEVKGALRRLLGKGREVS from the coding sequence ATGGAAAGGGCCAACAGCAGCTCCTGGGAGGGCTTCATTCTGATGGGTGTGTCTGACTACCCCCAGCTGGAGATGATCTTTTTTGTAGGCATCCTCTTCTCCTACTTGCTGACCTTGTTTGGGAACTTGGCCATCATCCTGCTTTCCAGCCTGGATGCCCGGCtccacacacccatgtacttcttcctcagcaACCTCTCCTCCATGGACCTTGCCTTTACCACTAGCTCAGTCCCCCAAATGCTGATCAACTTGTGGGGAGCAGACAAGACCATCAGCTATGGTGGCTGTGTGACCCAgctctatgttttcctctggctAGGGGCCACGGAGTGCATCCTGTTGGTGGTGATGGCGTTTGACCGCTTTGTCGCGGTGTGCCGACCCCTGCACTACACCACCATGATGAATCCTCGGCGCTGCTGGCTGCTGGCTGCCATTGCCTGGTTGGGTGGCTTAGGCAACTCTGTGATCCAGTCAACGTTCACTCTGCAGCTCCCTTTGTGTGGGCACCGGAGGGTGGACAGCTTCCTGTGTGAGGTGCCTGCCATGATCAAACTGGCGTGTGTTGACACGAGTCTCAATGAGGCTGTGCTCAACAACGTCTGCATGTTCTTCACTGCTGTCCCACTGAGCGTCATCCTGATCTCCTACTGCTGCATAGCTCAGGCGGTGCTGAAGATCCGCTCAGCTGAGGGGCGGAGGAAGGCCTTTAACACATGCCTCTCCCATTTGGTGGTGGTGCTCCTCTTCTATGGCTCAGCTATCTATGGGTATCTGCTTCCAGCCAAGACCAACAAGCAGGACCAGGGCAAATTCATCTCCCTCTTCTACTCTGTGGTCACACCCATGGTGAACCCTCTCATTTACACTCTGAGGAACAAGGAGGTGAAGGGGGCACTGAGGAGGCTgctggggaagggaagagaagtcaGCTGA
- the LOC122701323 gene encoding olfactory receptor 2C1 isoform X2: protein MVNSFYPVGFILMGVSDYPQLEMIFFVGILFSYLLTLFGNLAIILLSSLDARLHTPMYFFLSNLSSMDLAFTTSSVPQMLINLWGADKTISYGGCVTQLYVFLWLGATECILLVVMAFDRFVAVCRPLHYTTMMNPRRCWLLAAIAWLGGLGNSVIQSTFTLQLPLCGHRRVDSFLCEVPAMIKLACVDTSLNEAVLNNVCMFFTAVPLSVILISYCCIAQAVLKIRSAEGRRKAFNTCLSHLVVVLLFYGSAIYGYLLPAKTNKQDQGKFISLFYSVVTPMVNPLIYTLRNKEVKGALRRLLGKGREVS from the exons ATGGTCAACTCCTTCTATCCTGTT GGCTTCATTCTGATGGGTGTGTCTGACTACCCCCAGCTGGAGATGATCTTTTTTGTAGGCATCCTCTTCTCCTACTTGCTGACCTTGTTTGGGAACTTGGCCATCATCCTGCTTTCCAGCCTGGATGCCCGGCtccacacacccatgtacttcttcctcagcaACCTCTCCTCCATGGACCTTGCCTTTACCACTAGCTCAGTCCCCCAAATGCTGATCAACTTGTGGGGAGCAGACAAGACCATCAGCTATGGTGGCTGTGTGACCCAgctctatgttttcctctggctAGGGGCCACGGAGTGCATCCTGTTGGTGGTGATGGCGTTTGACCGCTTTGTCGCGGTGTGCCGACCCCTGCACTACACCACCATGATGAATCCTCGGCGCTGCTGGCTGCTGGCTGCCATTGCCTGGTTGGGTGGCTTAGGCAACTCTGTGATCCAGTCAACGTTCACTCTGCAGCTCCCTTTGTGTGGGCACCGGAGGGTGGACAGCTTCCTGTGTGAGGTGCCTGCCATGATCAAACTGGCGTGTGTTGACACGAGTCTCAATGAGGCTGTGCTCAACAACGTCTGCATGTTCTTCACTGCTGTCCCACTGAGCGTCATCCTGATCTCCTACTGCTGCATAGCTCAGGCGGTGCTGAAGATCCGCTCAGCTGAGGGGCGGAGGAAGGCCTTTAACACATGCCTCTCCCATTTGGTGGTGGTGCTCCTCTTCTATGGCTCAGCTATCTATGGGTATCTGCTTCCAGCCAAGACCAACAAGCAGGACCAGGGCAAATTCATCTCCCTCTTCTACTCTGTGGTCACACCCATGGTGAACCCTCTCATTTACACTCTGAGGAACAAGGAGGTGAAGGGGGCACTGAGGAGGCTgctggggaagggaagagaagtcaGCTGA